A single genomic interval of Nitratidesulfovibrio sp. SRB-5 harbors:
- the nifU gene encoding Fe-S cluster assembly protein NifU translates to MWEYTDKVREHFLNPRNVGSLDDANAIGEVGSLACGDALKLYLKIDGDRIVDAKFQTFGCASAIASSSALTELIKGMTVEEALKVTNRDIAEFLGGLPKEKMHCSVMGQEALEAAIRNWRGEPAVEHSHEGQLVCKCFGVTDEQIVRAIRENGLKTVEEITHYTKAGGGCGECVGELQKLLDAELGKAPVCETPLAAAPKKLTNVQRMQLVLKVLEGEIRPRLQQDGGDIELVDMDGTTVYVALRGMCTSCPSSRLTLEGFVEKTLRDHVDENIVVKEAAA, encoded by the coding sequence ATGTGGGAGTATACCGACAAGGTGCGAGAGCACTTCCTGAACCCGCGCAACGTGGGCTCCCTTGACGACGCCAATGCCATCGGCGAGGTCGGCAGCCTTGCCTGCGGCGACGCCCTCAAGCTCTATCTCAAGATCGACGGCGACCGCATCGTGGACGCCAAATTCCAGACCTTCGGCTGCGCCAGCGCCATCGCTTCCAGTTCGGCCCTGACCGAACTTATCAAGGGCATGACGGTGGAAGAAGCCCTGAAGGTGACCAACCGCGACATCGCCGAATTTCTGGGCGGCCTGCCCAAGGAAAAGATGCACTGCTCGGTCATGGGGCAGGAAGCGCTGGAGGCCGCCATCCGCAACTGGCGCGGTGAACCCGCCGTGGAACACAGCCACGAGGGCCAGCTGGTCTGCAAGTGCTTTGGCGTGACCGACGAGCAGATCGTGCGCGCCATCCGCGAAAACGGCCTGAAGACCGTGGAGGAAATCACCCACTACACCAAGGCCGGCGGCGGCTGCGGCGAATGCGTGGGCGAACTGCAAAAGCTGCTGGACGCGGAACTGGGCAAGGCCCCGGTGTGCGAAACCCCGCTGGCCGCAGCGCCGAAAAAGCTCACCAACGTGCAGCGCATGCAACTGGTCCTGAAGGTGCTGGAAGGCGAAATCCGCCCCCGCCTGCAACAGGACGGCGGCGACATCGAACTGGTGGACATGGACGGCACCACCGTCTACGTGGCCCTGCGCGGCATGTGCACCAGCTGTCCCTCCAGCCGCCTGACGCTGGAAGGCTTTGTGGAAAAGACCCTGCGCGACCATGTGGACGAGAACATCGTGGTCAAGGAGGCGGCAGCGTGA
- a CDS encoding HD-GYP domain-containing protein, protein MTQASAAQQDPSEFFAVPTTMLLPDMSGSFGVYIRQEKGFVLYAHEGEQFTPRHRLQLRAHGVEHIYVHRAQHPLYREHRELYLGRILSDETIPLPERARLFYATSTEIVQEVFERKLPRSLKRATFDRILALVTEGISFLTLENSLKTVASLVAHDYHTYSHSLHVFVYSQAILQSYGFDEESLVQFGLGAMLHDIGKTFVNPDILAKPGALSLDERIEVNRHPVFGVGACTLMPLSQDAINCILFHHEKLDGTGYPCGLSSGEIPLPVRAITIADIYDALTSNRPYAPAMNAFQVLRLMMNEMREQIDLDIFKRFVMILSGANVV, encoded by the coding sequence ATGACACAGGCATCGGCTGCGCAACAGGACCCCTCGGAATTCTTCGCGGTGCCCACCACGATGCTTTTGCCCGACATGTCGGGCTCTTTCGGCGTGTACATCAGGCAGGAGAAGGGGTTTGTCCTCTACGCCCACGAAGGCGAACAGTTCACGCCGCGCCATCGCCTGCAACTGCGCGCGCACGGGGTGGAGCACATCTACGTGCATCGTGCGCAGCACCCCCTGTACCGCGAACACCGCGAACTGTACCTGGGGCGCATCCTTTCCGACGAAACCATCCCCCTGCCCGAGCGGGCGCGCCTGTTCTACGCCACCTCCACCGAAATCGTGCAGGAGGTGTTCGAACGCAAGCTGCCCCGCAGCCTGAAGCGCGCCACCTTCGACCGCATCCTGGCCCTGGTCACAGAGGGCATCAGCTTCCTGACGCTGGAAAATTCGCTGAAGACCGTGGCCTCGCTGGTGGCGCACGACTACCACACCTATTCCCACTCGCTGCACGTCTTCGTGTATTCGCAGGCCATCCTGCAAAGCTACGGCTTTGACGAGGAAAGCCTGGTGCAGTTCGGCCTGGGGGCCATGCTGCACGACATCGGCAAGACCTTCGTGAACCCGGACATCCTGGCCAAGCCGGGCGCGCTGTCGCTGGACGAGCGCATCGAGGTCAACCGCCACCCGGTGTTCGGCGTGGGTGCGTGCACGCTGATGCCCCTGTCGCAGGACGCCATCAACTGCATACTGTTCCACCACGAGAAACTGGACGGCACCGGCTACCCCTGCGGCCTTTCCAGCGGCGAAATCCCCCTGCCGGTGCGGGCCATCACCATTGCCGACATCTACGACGCGCTCACGTCCAACCGCCCCTACGCCCCGGCCATGAACGCCTTCCAGGTGCTGCGCCTGATGATGAACGAGATGCGCGAACAGATCGACCTCGACATCTTCAAGCGGTTCGTGATGATACTTTCCGGCGCCAACGTGGTGTAG
- a CDS encoding HD-GYP domain-containing protein, translated as MKETIPSHTPAGDPRFFPVSPLMIFPKAVGSFSVYLRQGNTLVLYAAAGEAFTERHRTNLFENGVREVYVRLEQRENYTRYVEENLGAILQDESIPLPERAGTFYRASTEILRDAFEARMPVPLDSDTFRRLHYFVTQSIRFLTSADSLRALGEFIAHDYKTYTHSINVLIYTMPLAQTLGLDDATLIRVGIGTLLHDVGMTRVPKSIIERAGRLLPDEEAVYRTHPAQGVATIAQVPLTQEAINCILFHHERMDGSGYPTGLSGEQIPPVVRALSVADTFDTLTSTRGGPSAATSAFEVLNRMRSEMASTLDMEMFRRFVLVLSGAMLDGGFGAEMD; from the coding sequence ATGAAAGAAACCATTCCTTCACATACTCCGGCGGGCGACCCGCGCTTCTTCCCTGTATCGCCCCTGATGATCTTTCCCAAGGCCGTTGGATCGTTCAGCGTGTACCTGCGGCAGGGCAACACCCTGGTGTTGTATGCCGCGGCGGGTGAGGCCTTTACCGAGCGACATCGCACCAACCTGTTCGAGAACGGCGTGCGCGAAGTCTACGTGCGCCTTGAGCAGCGCGAAAACTACACCCGCTACGTGGAAGAGAACCTGGGCGCCATATTGCAGGACGAGTCCATTCCGCTGCCGGAACGGGCGGGCACCTTCTACCGGGCATCCACCGAAATCCTGCGTGACGCCTTCGAGGCGCGCATGCCCGTGCCCCTGGACAGCGACACCTTTCGCAGGCTGCACTACTTCGTCACCCAGTCCATCCGCTTTCTGACCAGCGCCGACTCGTTGCGGGCCCTTGGCGAATTCATCGCGCACGACTACAAGACCTACACCCACTCCATCAACGTGCTCATCTACACAATGCCCCTGGCCCAAACCCTTGGGCTGGACGATGCGACGCTGATCCGCGTGGGCATAGGCACCCTGCTGCACGACGTGGGCATGACCCGCGTGCCGAAAAGCATCATCGAACGCGCGGGCCGCCTGCTGCCGGACGAAGAGGCCGTGTACCGCACCCACCCCGCGCAGGGCGTGGCCACCATCGCCCAGGTGCCCCTGACGCAAGAGGCCATCAACTGCATCCTGTTCCATCACGAGCGCATGGACGGTTCCGGCTACCCCACGGGCCTTTCCGGCGAGCAGATTCCCCCCGTGGTGCGCGCCCTGTCCGTGGCCGACACCTTCGACACGCTCACCTCCACGCGCGGGGGGCCGTCCGCGGCCACCTCCGCCTTCGAGGTGCTGAACCGCATGCGTTCGGAAATGGCATCCACCCTGGACATGGAAATGTTCCGGCGCTTCGTGCTGGTGCTGTCCGGGGCCATGCTGGACGGCGGCTTCGGAGCCGAGATGGACTGA
- a CDS encoding methyl-accepting chemotaxis protein, with protein sequence MMQGLRIRTLIFLLALVPLACLGGFAWLGSVGAGSITPGTIWLAGGITVGCAVMLAVALAFLLHAKVVKPLGEITGRLDRLKAGDHSVCFACDGGDELVEMRIALDGLIGQLRRNLSFAQGVLKGIDTPFVVVDPKEVLTYTNANLLHILEHDGKPESFYGQNVAQFFYGDATRRTVLRDCIENGTIARREVDLTGRKGGKRRIFINASPLYDIEGKLMGALCIYQDLTDLRAREAELEATNRRIAEAAHQSEEISGEVARTSATLAGQMRNAGSLTDRQASRIGETAAAMDEMNSAVLAVARNASDAARQATDARAKAEAGAEVVEKAMTAIGEVSTMAARLKADLGALGTRAEGIGRVMEVISDIADQTNLLALNAAIEAARAGDAGRGFAVVADEVRKLAEKTMNATREVGEAIRAIQEGTRDSVAGMEAAVHAVERSRGLSAESGAALAEIVTLVVATNDQVHAIATAAEQQSSTSEHISSSVAEVRDISGKVTSEVEQAGRAVSALADMAGQLRGIIHNMTV encoded by the coding sequence ATGATGCAAGGGTTGCGCATCCGGACACTTATCTTCCTGCTCGCACTCGTTCCCCTGGCCTGTCTGGGCGGTTTCGCCTGGCTTGGTTCCGTGGGCGCGGGTTCCATTACCCCCGGCACCATCTGGCTGGCCGGGGGCATCACCGTGGGGTGTGCGGTGATGTTGGCCGTTGCCCTGGCCTTTCTGCTGCACGCCAAGGTGGTCAAGCCGCTGGGCGAGATCACTGGACGGCTGGACCGGCTGAAGGCCGGTGACCATTCCGTCTGTTTCGCCTGTGACGGCGGCGACGAACTTGTGGAGATGCGCATCGCCCTTGATGGGCTTATCGGACAGTTGCGCAGAAACCTTTCGTTTGCGCAGGGCGTGCTGAAGGGCATCGATACCCCCTTCGTGGTCGTGGACCCCAAGGAGGTGCTTACCTATACCAACGCCAACCTGCTGCACATCCTGGAGCATGACGGAAAGCCGGAAAGCTTCTACGGCCAGAACGTGGCCCAGTTCTTCTACGGCGACGCCACCCGCCGCACGGTGCTGCGCGACTGTATCGAAAACGGCACCATCGCCCGGCGCGAGGTGGATCTGACCGGCCGCAAGGGTGGCAAGCGGCGCATCTTCATCAATGCCTCGCCCCTGTACGACATAGAGGGCAAGCTGATGGGCGCGTTGTGCATCTATCAGGACCTCACCGACCTGCGCGCCCGCGAGGCCGAACTGGAAGCCACCAACAGGCGCATTGCCGAAGCGGCCCACCAGTCGGAGGAAATATCCGGCGAGGTGGCCCGCACGTCCGCCACTCTGGCCGGGCAGATGCGCAATGCGGGCAGCCTGACCGACAGGCAGGCCAGCCGCATCGGCGAGACCGCCGCCGCCATGGACGAGATGAACAGCGCGGTGCTGGCGGTGGCCCGCAACGCCTCGGACGCTGCCCGCCAGGCCACCGACGCCCGCGCCAAGGCGGAAGCCGGGGCAGAGGTGGTGGAAAAGGCCATGACCGCCATCGGCGAGGTGAGCACCATGGCTGCCCGCCTGAAAGCCGACCTTGGCGCGCTGGGCACCCGGGCCGAAGGCATTGGCCGGGTCATGGAAGTCATCAGCGACATTGCCGACCAGACCAACCTGCTGGCCCTGAATGCGGCCATTGAGGCGGCCCGCGCCGGTGACGCCGGGCGCGGATTCGCCGTGGTGGCCGACGAGGTGCGCAAGTTGGCCGAAAAGACCATGAACGCCACCCGCGAGGTGGGTGAGGCCATCCGGGCCATTCAGGAAGGCACCCGCGATTCGGTGGCCGGCATGGAGGCGGCGGTGCACGCCGTGGAACGCTCGCGCGGGCTGTCCGCCGAATCGGGCGCGGCCCTGGCGGAAATAGTCACCCTGGTGGTGGCCACCAACGACCAGGTGCACGCCATCGCCACAGCGGCGGAGCAGCAGTCGTCCACCAGCGAGCACATCAGCAGTTCCGTGGCCGAGGTGCGCGACATCTCGGGCAAGGTCACCTCCGAGGTGGAGCAGGCCGGGCGTGCGGTGAGCGCGCTGGCCGACATGGCCGGGCAGCTGCGGGGGATCATTCACAACATGACGGTATAG
- a CDS encoding M48 family metallopeptidase has product MAIVRGRMQWNRGGMAPYAVAFTALPLVLVLSLVLVGCGRKAVAPTPVVEARKEHCPQPSASVERRMCQRERLWNVGYALREANAPLCGGRTVLDDGVVVVSTDTLDDMLSTVRWGDLGAFVEMRRWREAYVREYQLDGRHRVISVLRGSGGEAAGIRPGDVLVAVNGQPLPTGKLAARTLRWQVTKALGAGDTVSYTVERDGLRMDVPVRFHRLCDTSMDVEVRDTVDAFSSGQSIHVTIGLLERFSDDDELAAVLGREMARHVRQGGQAGQSGQTGQTGQTGQTGQTGHTGQNGKAGAAASATDKPGVRGYYGMPPAGGLTKPEAAEADRQTVSYDVDRVALFCMARAGYDHRRAAPMFEALAQLPPSRRAVLEGEATALAAARADAQARAARLATTVAEIDGRLAQGQPLIP; this is encoded by the coding sequence ATGGCGATAGTTCGGGGAAGGATGCAGTGGAACCGGGGCGGCATGGCGCCGTACGCGGTGGCCTTCACGGCCCTTCCGCTGGTCCTTGTGCTGTCCCTTGTGCTGGTTGGCTGTGGCCGCAAGGCCGTTGCGCCGACCCCCGTTGTAGAGGCAAGAAAGGAACATTGCCCCCAGCCGTCCGCCTCGGTGGAGCGGCGGATGTGCCAGCGCGAACGGCTATGGAACGTGGGCTATGCCCTGCGCGAAGCCAACGCCCCGCTGTGCGGGGGCCGCACCGTGCTGGACGACGGCGTGGTGGTGGTCAGTACCGACACGCTGGACGACATGCTTTCAACGGTGCGCTGGGGCGACCTTGGGGCCTTCGTCGAAATGCGCCGCTGGCGCGAGGCCTACGTGCGCGAGTACCAGTTGGACGGACGCCACCGGGTCATCAGCGTGCTGCGCGGCAGCGGCGGAGAGGCGGCGGGCATCCGCCCCGGCGACGTGCTGGTGGCGGTGAACGGGCAGCCCTTGCCCACCGGCAAGCTGGCAGCACGCACCCTGCGCTGGCAGGTCACCAAGGCACTGGGCGCGGGCGATACTGTGTCCTACACCGTGGAGCGCGACGGCCTGCGCATGGACGTGCCGGTGCGCTTTCACCGGTTGTGCGACACCTCCATGGACGTGGAGGTGCGCGACACGGTGGACGCCTTTTCCTCCGGCCAGTCCATCCACGTGACCATCGGCCTGCTGGAACGTTTTTCCGACGATGATGAACTGGCCGCCGTGCTGGGCCGCGAAATGGCCAGGCATGTTCGCCAAGGTGGGCAGGCAGGCCAAAGTGGCCAGACAGGCCAGACAGGCCAGACAGGCCAGACAGGCCAGACAGGCCATACGGGGCAGAACGGGAAGGCCGGGGCGGCGGCGTCCGCAACGGACAAGCCCGGCGTGCGCGGCTATTACGGCATGCCCCCGGCGGGCGGGCTGACGAAGCCCGAAGCCGCCGAGGCCGACCGCCAGACCGTCAGCTACGACGTGGACCGCGTGGCCCTGTTCTGCATGGCCCGCGCGGGGTACGACCACCGCCGGGCCGCGCCCATGTTCGAGGCGCTGGCACAGCTGCCACCGTCTCGCCGGGCGGTGCTGGAAGGTGAGGCCACCGCGCTCGCCGCGGCCAGGGCCGACGCACAGGCGCGCGCCGCCCGGCTGGCCACCACCGTGGCCGAGATTGACGGCAGGTTGGCCCAAGGGCAGCCGCTCATTCCGTAG
- a CDS encoding glutamate synthase-related protein, with translation MSQWLKSNDVLGTTNRGNTAESGLCTLCRADCMGKCETWLSCMKGRETLYPRDFGIVTAGSGNTTHVGVSYNSLRIQGYNYGACGAGEKAATGDALFTDVSLASSFGAQHKTTCRYPLMTGALGSTFVAAKYWDAFATGCAICGVPIVVGENVVGIDREAVLENGRITKAPELERRIDNYLRYYDGHGAIIVQLNVEDTRNGVAEYVAGKYGDKVIIELKWGQGAKDIGGEIEVKSLEYAQFLKQRGYLVDPDPTRPEVQEGYRTGAVKGFARHSRLGYTDLSGYEQVRENFITQVAYLRSLGFGRISLKTGAYGMEALAMSIRLASECELDLLTIDGAGGGTGMSPWDMMETWGVPSILLHAKAAEYAALLAASGRRVVDMSFAGGFAKPSQIFKALALGAPYTKMICMGRAMMIPGFLGSNIEGVLKPANRARVSGNWDTLPKTVAEHGSTAEEIFAGYHDVQAKIGREGMKDLPYGAIAMWTLLDKLGAGVQQLMAGARRFSLDQIRREDIASGNRETERETGIPFITDVQDEFARAILKG, from the coding sequence ATGTCCCAGTGGCTCAAGAGCAATGACGTCCTTGGCACCACCAACCGCGGCAACACGGCGGAATCCGGCTTGTGCACCCTGTGCCGCGCCGACTGCATGGGCAAGTGCGAAACCTGGCTTTCGTGCATGAAGGGTCGCGAAACCCTGTACCCGCGCGACTTCGGCATCGTTACCGCGGGCAGCGGCAACACCACCCACGTGGGCGTATCGTACAACTCGCTGCGCATCCAGGGCTACAACTACGGAGCTTGCGGCGCGGGCGAAAAGGCCGCCACCGGCGATGCCCTGTTCACCGACGTTTCCCTTGCCTCCTCCTTCGGCGCGCAGCACAAGACCACCTGCCGCTACCCGCTGATGACCGGCGCGCTGGGCTCCACCTTTGTGGCCGCCAAGTACTGGGACGCCTTTGCCACCGGCTGCGCCATCTGTGGCGTGCCCATCGTGGTGGGCGAAAACGTGGTGGGCATCGACCGCGAGGCCGTGCTGGAAAACGGGCGCATCACCAAGGCCCCCGAACTGGAACGCCGCATCGACAACTACCTGCGCTACTACGACGGGCACGGCGCCATCATCGTGCAGCTGAACGTGGAGGACACCCGCAACGGCGTGGCCGAATACGTGGCGGGCAAGTACGGCGACAAGGTGATCATCGAGCTCAAGTGGGGCCAGGGCGCCAAGGACATCGGCGGCGAAATCGAGGTGAAGAGCCTGGAATACGCCCAGTTCCTGAAGCAGCGCGGCTACCTTGTGGACCCCGATCCCACCCGGCCCGAAGTGCAGGAAGGCTACCGCACCGGCGCGGTGAAGGGCTTTGCCCGGCACAGCCGCCTGGGCTACACCGACCTTTCCGGCTACGAGCAGGTGCGCGAAAACTTCATTACCCAGGTGGCCTACCTGCGCTCGCTGGGCTTTGGCCGCATCTCGCTGAAAACCGGCGCCTACGGCATGGAAGCGCTGGCCATGTCCATCCGGCTGGCCTCGGAGTGCGAACTGGACCTGCTGACCATCGACGGCGCGGGCGGCGGCACCGGCATGAGCCCGTGGGACATGATGGAAACCTGGGGCGTGCCCTCCATCCTGCTGCACGCCAAGGCCGCCGAATACGCGGCCCTGCTGGCCGCCAGCGGTCGCCGCGTGGTGGACATGTCCTTCGCGGGCGGCTTTGCCAAGCCCAGCCAGATATTCAAGGCGCTGGCCCTTGGCGCGCCCTACACGAAGATGATCTGCATGGGCCGAGCCATGATGATTCCCGGCTTCCTCGGCTCCAACATCGAAGGCGTGTTGAAGCCGGCGAACCGCGCCCGCGTCAGCGGCAACTGGGACACCCTGCCCAAGACCGTGGCCGAGCACGGCAGCACGGCGGAAGAAATCTTCGCCGGGTACCATGACGTGCAGGCGAAGATCGGCCGCGAAGGCATGAAGGACCTGCCCTACGGCGCCATCGCCATGTGGACCCTGCTGGACAAGCTGGGCGCGGGCGTGCAGCAGCTGATGGCCGGTGCCCGCCGCTTCTCGCTGGACCAGATCCGGCGCGAGGACATCGCCTCCGGCAACCGCGAGACCGAGCGCGAAACCGGCATTCCGTTCATCACCGACGTGCAGGACGAGTTTGCCCGGGCCATCCTGAAGGGGTAG
- a CDS encoding secondary thiamine-phosphate synthase enzyme YjbQ yields the protein MKSWRKELWFNVPTRRAFINITPQVDAELAASGIREGLCLVNAMHITASVFINDDESGLHHDYEQWLERLAPHEPVRQYRHNVGEDNADAHMKRQIMGREVVVAVTDGKLDLGPWEQVFYGEFDGGRRKRVLVKIIGE from the coding sequence ATGAAATCGTGGCGCAAGGAATTGTGGTTCAACGTACCCACCCGACGGGCGTTCATCAACATTACCCCGCAGGTGGACGCGGAACTGGCGGCCAGCGGCATCCGCGAGGGACTGTGCCTGGTCAATGCCATGCACATCACCGCCAGCGTGTTCATCAACGACGACGAAAGCGGCCTGCACCACGACTACGAGCAGTGGCTGGAGCGGCTGGCCCCGCACGAACCGGTGCGCCAGTACCGCCACAACGTGGGCGAGGACAACGCCGACGCGCACATGAAGCGCCAGATCATGGGGCGCGAGGTGGTGGTGGCCGTGACCGACGGCAAGCTGGACCTGGGGCCTTGGGAGCAGGTGTTCTACGGAGAGTTTGACGGTGGGCGGCGCAAGCGGGTGCTGGTGAAGATCATCGGCGAATGA